A genomic segment from Thermus albus encodes:
- a CDS encoding transposase, which translates to MGEGRGRCDDGGGQKGGEPVGFDGHRRRKGTKVHGVVGVPGVPIGVWVESAQRHEATVFSEVMGTVRLAGGRGRPRTRPKGVVADGAYDRRAVREGLRRRGIRACIPENPRGRRRPRAGRPHRFAPGTYRVVRSAFLPG; encoded by the coding sequence GTGGGAGAGGGTCGGGGTCGATGCGACGACGGTGGAGGCCAAAAAGGGGGGGAACCTGTCGGCTTCGACGGTCACCGCCGGCGGAAGGGGACGAAGGTCCATGGGGTCGTCGGAGTCCCGGGCGTGCCGATAGGGGTCTGGGTGGAGTCGGCCCAGCGGCACGAGGCCACGGTCTTTTCGGAGGTCATGGGGACGGTGCGCCTGGCCGGGGGCCGGGGCCGACCCCGGACCCGGCCGAAGGGAGTTGTCGCCGATGGGGCCTATGACCGTCGCGCCGTCCGGGAAGGACTCCGACGCCGGGGCATCCGGGCCTGTATTCCCGAGAATCCCCGGGGTCGCCGGCGACCCCGGGCTGGCCGGCCTCATCGTTTTGCCCCAGGCACCTATCGGGTTGTGCGGAGCGCTTTTTTGCCTGGCTGA
- a CDS encoding helix-turn-helix domain-containing protein — MVEDIRRRAGEAIARRRRELGLTLGGVAQEMGVSDGYVWKLEKGLVNLGNISYGRILALLKALRWTPEEFTQATGVPVPQVTAEGVPGVPPVPLLKVPLAGSEKYLILGLPEVDVDPRDLRALAHQERFLIYREGMEPEPGELAVVQAKGEKVPLRPVRFLGLNSRRSYVVESLGCPLERLILEKAHWVLHQVVGEVRITP; from the coding sequence ATGGTGGAAGATATTCGTCGGCGGGCTGGGGAGGCGATAGCCAGGCGGAGGCGGGAGTTAGGGTTGACGTTAGGTGGTGTAGCCCAGGAGATGGGGGTATCGGACGGGTATGTATGGAAGTTAGAGAAGGGATTGGTGAATCTAGGGAACATCTCTTATGGGCGGATACTTGCCTTACTGAAGGCTCTTCGTTGGACGCCTGAAGAGTTTACCCAAGCCACGGGAGTGCCGGTGCCCCAGGTAACTGCTGAGGGGGTGCCGGGGGTTCCTCCTGTGCCTCTTCTCAAGGTGCCCCTTGCGGGGTCTGAGAAGTACCTGATTTTAGGTTTACCGGAGGTGGATGTAGACCCCAGGGACCTGAGGGCCTTAGCCCACCAGGAGAGATTCCTAATCTACCGGGAAGGCATGGAACCAGAACCCGGGGAGTTAGCTGTAGTACAGGCTAAAGGGGAAAAGGTACCCCTACGCCCCGTGCGTTTTCTGGGACTCAACAGCAGACGAAGCTATGTGGTGGAAAGCCTAGGGTGCCCTTTGGAACGCCTGATCTTGGAGAAAGCTCACTGGGTACTTCACCAGGTGGTAGGAGAGGTAAGGATTACCCCTTAA
- a CDS encoding ABC transporter ATP-binding protein, translating into MVELREVHKRYGPVRAVEGLDLSLRRGEFFTLLGPSGCGKTTTLRLVAGFESPDRGEVYIGGQLVNNLPPERRPIGMVFQHYALFPNMTVFGNIAFPLRLRRVPEREVRKRVGELLQMVHLAGLEGRYPKELSGGQQQRVALARALAREPKVILMDEPYSALDPVLREELRREVRTLLKDLGITALHVTHDPEEAMLLADRVGVVHGGRMLQVGTPQELYERPNSLESFLAFGRANLLQRDGEVWAFRQEWVRPGRDHRALVLERRTLRGEVLCRVELPWGEAWVRLDAQPGERVSLEIHPLLRFPIDAQESRVGVGP; encoded by the coding sequence GTGGTTGAGCTCAGGGAAGTGCACAAACGCTACGGGCCCGTCAGGGCGGTGGAGGGGCTGGACCTCAGCCTCAGGAGGGGGGAGTTTTTCACCCTCCTAGGGCCTTCGGGGTGCGGTAAGACCACCACCTTGCGCCTGGTGGCGGGCTTTGAGAGCCCGGACCGGGGGGAGGTCTACATAGGAGGCCAGCTGGTCAACAACCTGCCCCCTGAGAGGCGGCCCATTGGGATGGTCTTCCAGCACTACGCCCTTTTCCCCAACATGACCGTTTTCGGCAACATAGCCTTCCCCTTGCGGTTAAGGCGGGTTCCGGAAAGGGAGGTGCGCAAAAGGGTGGGGGAACTTTTGCAAATGGTGCACCTGGCGGGCCTCGAGGGGCGCTACCCCAAGGAGCTTTCCGGCGGGCAGCAGCAGCGGGTGGCCTTGGCCCGGGCCCTGGCCCGGGAGCCCAAGGTCATCCTGATGGACGAGCCCTACTCCGCCCTGGACCCGGTGCTGCGGGAGGAGCTGCGGCGGGAGGTCCGCACCCTCCTCAAGGACCTGGGGATCACCGCCCTCCACGTGACCCACGATCCCGAGGAGGCCATGCTCCTGGCGGACCGGGTCGGGGTGGTCCACGGGGGACGGATGCTGCAGGTGGGAACCCCCCAGGAGCTCTATGAGCGGCCCAACTCCCTGGAATCCTTCCTGGCCTTTGGCCGGGCCAACCTCCTCCAAAGGGACGGGGAGGTGTGGGCCTTCCGCCAAGAATGGGTCCGCCCGGGGAGGGATCACCGGGCCTTGGTATTGGAAAGGCGGACCTTGAGGGGCGAGGTCCTTTGCCGAGTGGAGCTCCCCTGGGGGGAGGCCTGGGTGCGCCTGGACGCCCAACCTGGGGAACGGGTTTCCCTGGAGATCCACCCACTTCTTCGGTTTCCCATTGACGCCCAGGAGAGCCGGGTGGGGGTAGGCCCCTAG
- a CDS encoding carbohydrate ABC transporter permease, translating into MPGSSRALRLLAHGILWAFSLAFLLPLLWTLRSALLPEGLAYALPPAWGPWTLENFQQVLSGPFGKAFQNSLQVASLVVLLGLPLAAGLGYAMARYRLGGHGLRFAVLAVQMIPPIVLALPLFALMRLLGLSGSLASLVLAYLAFALPFMAWLLLGFFQGLPRELEEAAYVDGATPLQAFLRVTLPLLRPVVAVLLILQTLTEIRTYDLVYVLTRGGPGTATDLVSYYIYRKAFLGLDLSGAAAMSYILLLTLALVGAYYRVLTRS; encoded by the coding sequence GTGCCTGGATCTTCTAGGGCCCTCCGCCTCTTAGCCCATGGGATCCTTTGGGCCTTCAGCCTGGCCTTCCTCCTGCCCCTCCTCTGGACCCTTAGGAGTGCCCTCCTGCCCGAGGGGCTGGCCTACGCCCTACCCCCGGCCTGGGGTCCTTGGACCCTGGAGAACTTCCAGCAGGTGCTTTCAGGACCCTTTGGTAAGGCCTTCCAGAATAGCCTTCAAGTGGCCTCCTTGGTGGTCCTCCTGGGGCTGCCCTTGGCGGCGGGGCTCGGGTACGCCATGGCCCGTTACCGCTTGGGGGGGCACGGGCTTAGGTTCGCGGTGCTGGCGGTGCAGATGATCCCCCCCATCGTCCTGGCCCTTCCCCTCTTCGCCCTCATGCGCCTCCTAGGCCTCTCGGGGTCCCTGGCCTCCTTGGTGCTGGCCTACCTGGCCTTCGCCCTCCCCTTCATGGCCTGGCTCCTCTTGGGGTTCTTCCAGGGCCTACCCCGGGAGCTGGAGGAGGCCGCTTACGTGGACGGGGCCACCCCTCTTCAGGCCTTCCTGCGGGTGACCCTCCCCCTCCTAAGGCCCGTGGTGGCGGTCCTCCTCATCCTCCAGACCCTCACGGAGATCCGGACCTACGACCTGGTCTACGTGCTCACCCGGGGCGGGCCGGGCACAGCCACCGACCTGGTCAGCTACTACATCTACCGCAAGGCCTTCCTAGGCCTGGACCTCTCGGGGGCGGCGGCCATGAGCTACATCCTCCTCCTTACCCTGGCCCTGGTGGGGGCCTACTACCGGGTCTTGACACGCTCCTGA
- a CDS encoding SDR family NAD(P)-dependent oxidoreductase, producing the protein MPNALVTGAGTGIGKAIAERLAQDGFKVWVTDLDGDRAKKVAEALGMPSMALDVTRRDQLEEARDRVFAEDGRLDVLVANAGVSTMNRFLDLTEEEWDFNLTVNAKGTFLTLQTFGRRMVDQPPIPGREVRGKLIAIASMAARQAAPLLAHYSASKFAVLGLVQAAAKELAPYRITVNAVNPGFVRTSMQEREVAWESRLRGIPPEEVVADYIRQTPLGRLELPEDVAKAVSFLAGPDSDFITGEALEVNGGAWIF; encoded by the coding sequence ATGCCTAACGCTTTGGTCACGGGGGCGGGTACAGGCATCGGCAAGGCCATCGCGGAACGGCTGGCCCAGGATGGCTTCAAGGTCTGGGTGACGGACCTGGACGGGGACAGGGCCAAAAAGGTGGCGGAGGCCCTGGGCATGCCCTCCATGGCCCTGGATGTGACCCGCAGGGACCAGCTGGAGGAGGCCCGGGATCGCGTGTTCGCGGAGGACGGCCGGCTGGACGTGTTGGTGGCCAACGCGGGGGTCTCCACCATGAACCGTTTCCTGGATCTCACCGAGGAGGAGTGGGATTTCAACCTCACCGTGAACGCCAAGGGCACCTTCCTCACCCTGCAGACCTTCGGCCGCAGGATGGTGGACCAGCCCCCCATCCCGGGCCGGGAGGTGCGGGGTAAGCTGATCGCCATCGCCTCCATGGCGGCACGGCAAGCGGCTCCCCTGCTGGCCCACTATAGCGCCAGCAAGTTCGCCGTCTTGGGCCTGGTGCAGGCGGCGGCCAAGGAGCTAGCCCCTTACCGGATCACCGTCAACGCGGTCAACCCCGGGTTCGTGCGCACCTCCATGCAGGAACGGGAGGTGGCTTGGGAGAGCCGGCTTCGGGGCATCCCCCCTGAGGAGGTGGTAGCCGACTATATCCGGCAAACCCCCTTGGGGAGGTTGGAGCTTCCCGAGGATGTGGCCAAGGCGGTGAGCTTCCTGGCCGGTCCCGACAGCGACTTCATCACGGGTGAGGCCCTGGAGGTGAACGGCGGTGCCTGGATCTTCTAG
- a CDS encoding FGGY-family carbohydrate kinase, which produces MILGVDIGTTSVKALLLSEEAQVLAEAEHPHPLHSPRPGFAEEDPEDWWRGLGHVVSQVLQGRAPKGLKAMGLSGMVPALVLHGEKGEVLRPSLQQNDARAVAEIRELREHFGDAWLFARTGATWNQQVLAPKLLWLRRHEPEVWAKARWISGSYEHLTFRLTGERYQEANWALESGLWNPGEEGWLKEVLDYVGIGGELLGPVRQPWEVVGQVGPASRELGLPEGLPVIAGSADHIAAALASGLKEEGEAVVKLGGAGDFLYAVDRFTPIPELFIDFHDIPGLFVINGCMATTGSLLRWFRDAFRPGQGFAQLDREAEAVPPGGEGLVVLPYFLGEKTPIHDPEARGVVVGLTLTHTPAHVWRALLEAVAYAFRHHLEVLEGRGHQVSRLFVMDGGAKSQLWRRILASVLERPLAKLVEGNLGSAYGTAFLAGVAVGLWGYGDLRREVEEVTEPEPAWIPVYRHLYGLYRELYGRLKDLFPRLGGEHA; this is translated from the coding sequence ATGATCCTGGGCGTGGACATCGGCACCACCTCCGTAAAGGCCCTTCTCCTCTCCGAGGAGGCCCAGGTGCTCGCCGAGGCGGAGCACCCCCACCCCCTCCACTCCCCCCGGCCGGGCTTCGCGGAGGAGGACCCCGAGGACTGGTGGCGGGGATTGGGCCACGTGGTCTCCCAGGTGCTCCAAGGCCGTGCCCCAAAGGGCCTTAAGGCCATGGGCCTCTCCGGCATGGTGCCAGCCCTAGTGCTCCACGGGGAAAAGGGGGAGGTCCTAAGGCCCTCCCTGCAGCAAAACGACGCCCGGGCGGTGGCGGAGATCCGGGAGCTGAGGGAACATTTCGGCGACGCCTGGCTCTTCGCCCGCACCGGGGCCACGTGGAACCAGCAGGTTTTAGCTCCCAAGCTCCTGTGGCTGAGGCGGCACGAGCCTGAGGTGTGGGCCAAGGCCCGCTGGATCTCGGGTTCCTACGAACACCTCACCTTCCGCCTCACGGGGGAGCGTTATCAGGAGGCCAACTGGGCCCTGGAATCCGGCCTTTGGAACCCTGGGGAGGAGGGCTGGCTGAAGGAAGTCCTGGACTACGTGGGGATCGGGGGTGAGCTCCTCGGGCCGGTACGGCAGCCTTGGGAGGTGGTGGGGCAGGTGGGCCCGGCCTCCAGGGAGCTGGGCCTGCCCGAGGGCCTACCTGTCATCGCGGGAAGCGCGGACCACATTGCAGCCGCCTTGGCCTCGGGCCTCAAGGAGGAGGGCGAAGCGGTGGTGAAGCTAGGGGGGGCTGGAGACTTCCTCTACGCCGTGGACCGGTTTACCCCCATACCCGAGCTTTTCATCGACTTTCACGACATCCCTGGGCTTTTCGTGATCAACGGCTGCATGGCCACCACGGGGAGCCTTCTAAGGTGGTTCCGGGATGCCTTCCGCCCAGGCCAGGGCTTCGCCCAGCTGGACCGGGAGGCGGAGGCCGTGCCCCCAGGGGGGGAGGGGTTGGTGGTCCTCCCCTACTTCCTGGGGGAGAAGACCCCCATCCACGACCCCGAGGCTCGAGGGGTGGTGGTGGGCCTCACCCTCACCCACACCCCCGCCCACGTGTGGCGGGCCCTTTTGGAGGCGGTAGCCTACGCCTTCCGCCACCACCTGGAGGTCCTGGAGGGGAGGGGCCACCAGGTCTCCAGGCTTTTCGTCATGGACGGGGGTGCTAAAAGCCAGCTTTGGCGCAGGATCCTCGCCAGCGTCCTGGAGAGGCCCTTGGCCAAGCTGGTGGAAGGGAACCTGGGAAGCGCCTACGGCACGGCCTTTTTGGCGGGGGTGGCCGTGGGGCTATGGGGCTACGGGGACCTGAGAAGGGAGGTGGAGGAGGTCACGGAGCCGGAGCCCGCCTGGATTCCCGTGTACCGCCACCTCTATGGGCTTTACCGGGAGCTTTACGGGCGGCTTAAGGACCTCTTTCCCAGGCTTGGAGGTGAGCATGCCTAA
- a CDS encoding BtpA/SgcQ family protein: MKAFKERFGYKPVIAMVHLKALPGTPLYDGDLEGIVAAARHDLQALQEAGVDAVMFGNENDRPYELQVDPASTATMAYVIGRLRGEIRVPFGVDVLWDPMATVALAAATGALFAREIFTGLYGSDMGLWQGRAAEALRYRKRLGRDDLFLFYNVSAEFASPLDTRSLVERARSAVFSSLADAILVSGPMTGEGVDLAHIRAVKEALPHVPVLANTGVRHDTVAAILEVADGVIVGTALKRDGYTFNPVDPKRAQDFMARVREVRGRA; this comes from the coding sequence ATGAAAGCCTTTAAAGAGCGGTTCGGCTACAAGCCTGTTATCGCCATGGTACATCTAAAAGCCCTCCCGGGGACTCCCCTTTACGACGGGGACCTCGAGGGGATCGTGGCCGCCGCCCGGCATGACCTTCAGGCCCTCCAAGAGGCCGGGGTGGACGCGGTCATGTTTGGCAACGAAAACGACCGCCCCTACGAGCTCCAGGTGGACCCGGCCAGCACCGCCACCATGGCCTATGTGATCGGCCGGCTAAGGGGGGAGATCCGGGTGCCCTTTGGGGTGGATGTGCTTTGGGACCCCATGGCCACCGTAGCCTTGGCCGCGGCCACGGGGGCCCTCTTTGCCCGGGAGATCTTCACCGGGCTATACGGCTCCGACATGGGCCTGTGGCAGGGCAGGGCCGCGGAGGCCCTGCGTTACCGGAAGAGGTTAGGCCGGGACGACCTCTTCCTCTTCTACAACGTTTCCGCGGAGTTCGCCTCCCCCCTGGACACCCGGTCCCTGGTGGAAAGGGCCCGGAGCGCGGTCTTCTCCAGCCTGGCGGACGCCATCCTGGTCTCGGGACCCATGACCGGGGAGGGGGTGGACCTGGCCCATATAAGGGCCGTTAAGGAAGCCTTACCCCACGTGCCCGTCTTGGCCAATACTGGGGTACGGCACGACACGGTGGCCGCCATCCTGGAGGTGGCGGACGGGGTGATCGTGGGCACGGCCCTGAAGCGGGACGGGTACACCTTCAACCCCGTGGACCCCAAGAGGGCCCAGGACTTCATGGCCCGGGTGCGGGAGGTACGGGGGCGGGCATGA
- a CDS encoding DeoR/GlpR family DNA-binding transcription regulator has translation MPLAQLRRQNLLDLLRRHGGLSTQELAHRLGVSPATVRRDLALLARLGLLHRDHGGAYLPETEPPYALKVRQNPRVKEAIARRALAEVAEGSTLILDSGTTTLALARLLAGRRVRVVALDVPIAQALAQGETEVWLPGGRVRNGFYSLVGPWAEEALGGVRADVFFLGADAFDADGVTNHTFEEAAVKRKAMAVSRRTVLLADRSKWGRKAPAFVTPLGAIDLVITDLEDPTLRSLAKVEVVHESL, from the coding sequence ATGCCCCTAGCCCAACTCCGCCGACAAAACCTCCTGGATCTCCTCCGCCGGCACGGGGGCCTGAGCACCCAGGAGCTGGCCCACCGCCTGGGCGTCTCCCCGGCCACGGTCCGGAGGGACCTGGCCCTCCTGGCCCGGCTGGGCCTCCTGCACCGGGACCATGGCGGCGCCTATCTGCCCGAAACCGAACCCCCCTACGCGCTGAAGGTGAGGCAGAACCCCCGGGTAAAGGAGGCCATTGCCAGGAGGGCCTTGGCGGAGGTGGCCGAAGGCTCCACCCTCATCCTGGACTCCGGCACCACCACCCTGGCCCTGGCCCGGCTCCTCGCGGGGAGAAGGGTCCGGGTGGTGGCCTTGGATGTCCCCATAGCCCAGGCCCTGGCCCAAGGGGAGACGGAGGTCTGGCTTCCGGGCGGCAGGGTGCGCAACGGCTTTTACAGCCTGGTGGGACCCTGGGCGGAGGAGGCCTTGGGGGGGGTGAGGGCGGACGTGTTCTTCTTAGGGGCAGATGCCTTTGACGCCGATGGGGTCACCAACCACACCTTCGAGGAGGCGGCGGTGAAACGCAAGGCCATGGCGGTCAGCAGACGCACGGTGCTCCTGGCGGACCGGAGCAAGTGGGGCAGGAAGGCCCCAGCCTTTGTGACCCCCCTCGGCGCCATAGACCTGGTCATCACGGACCTGGAGGACCCCACCCTCCGGTCCCTGGCAAAAGTGGAGGTGGTCCATGAAAGCCTTTAA